The following DNA comes from Fusobacterium sp. FSA-380-WT-3A.
TGTTAATTTTTTATATGATTCAATATTTCTATCTATTAATACTGTATTAAAATTTCTTTCAATAGTAACTCTATCTAAATGGATATCTTGATATAGAATAGTTTCTTCTTCTATACCTAATGTACCTAAAACCTGTCCTAATGGGTTTACAACTTGAGATTTTCCAGCATAAACTTCTTTATTGCCTGTAAATCCACAAGCATTACAAGCTATTACATATATTAAATTATCTAGTGCCCTACAAGCAAGAGTTAAATCCCACCATTCTTTAAAATAATGACCCCCTCTCCAAGCTGCGGGAGTTATCATTATTTCGGCTCCATTAAGAGCTAATATTCTACTAGTTTCAGGGAAACAAGCATCATAACAAATAGTCATTCCTATTTTTCCTAATTTAGTATCAAATACAGGATATTCAATTCCTTTTCTTACTAATGTACGCTCTTCACCTACAGGATGAGTTTTAGCATAAGTTCCTATTAAATTTCCCTCATCATCAATTAAAATAGCTGTATTTTCACATATATTTTTTTCTACTTCTAGAAGTAATGTACAAGTAATATGAACTTTTAATTCTTTTGCTAAAGATTTTAATTTAGTTAGAGTGTAACCATCCTTTTTCTCAATTAAATCAAGATGTTGATTCATTCCTTGAAATTTTAT
Coding sequences within:
- a CDS encoding carbon-nitrogen hydrolase family protein — protein: MKNFKVAVIQMSSDFGLVKKNIEKAEKYIREAASKEAKLICLPEVFNTGIKFQGMNQHLDLIEKKDGYTLTKLKSLAKELKVHITCTLLLEVEKNICENTAILIDDEGNLIGTYAKTHPVGEERTLVRKGIEYPVFDTKLGKIGMTICYDACFPETSRILALNGAEIMITPAAWRGGHYFKEWWDLTLACRALDNLIYVIACNACGFTGNKEVYAGKSQVVNPLGQVLGTLGIEEETILYQDIHLDRVTIERNFNTVLIDRNIESYKKLTESIKGIENMEKLGGF